ATACGGTCGGTTTATTTCTTCATTAATAATAAGCGCACAGTCCCCAATAATGAAAACATCATCATGACCTGGAGCGCGTAAATCTTTCTCCACTTTCACACGACCACGCATGGTTTCAAAGCCGGCATCATCAACGATAGAGCTTCCACGAATCCCTGTTGTCCAAACAATTGTTTGAGATTTAATTTCTGTTCCGTCAGCAAGTAACACAACACCGTCCTGTACTTCCTTAATAGGTGTGTTAATTTTGAATTGAACCCCTTTACTTTCTAAATGGTTCATCGCGTATTCCACTAGTTCTTCGTCAAATCCAGGAAGAGCAGTTGGCGCCGCTTCAACGGAAATAATCTTTACTTTTTTACGGTCGATATCGTACTCTTCACAAAGTTCAGGAATACGCTCAGTAAGTTCACCTACGAATTCAATGCCAGTAAAGCCAGCACCAGCAACAACAAATGTCAGCAAGTCCTCTTGCTTTTCTTCTTGCTTATTGTAGTTTGCAAACATGTACTCAATATGCTCACGGATCAAACGTACAGAGTTGACGCTCCGAATAGAGAAAGCATGTTCTTTAACACCTGGAATACCGAATGTTTCTGGCTCAGAGCCAAGTCCAATGACAAGATAATCATAATCTAATTCACTTTTTTCAAGAACAACTTTTTTCTCTTCTTTGTTGATCTTCACGACAGCATCTTTAATAAATTGAATTTTGTTGGTATCGATAACACTATCAATTTTCATTCGCGTTCTGTCATGATGAAGTGTACCTGCAGCTGGTTCATGGAGCCAAGTTGTTTGATAGTGATAATTATGCTTATTTACTAGGGTAATGTCCGCAT
The genomic region above belongs to Bacillus sp. A301a_S52 and contains:
- a CDS encoding NAD(P)/FAD-dependent oxidoreductase, which encodes MNRKPKIVILGAGYGGMMTASRLKKANAHQDADITLVNKHNYHYQTTWLHEPAAGTLHHDRTRMKIDSVIDTNKIQFIKDAVVKINKEEKKVVLEKSELDYDYLVIGLGSEPETFGIPGVKEHAFSIRSVNSVRLIREHIEYMFANYNKQEEKQEDLLTFVVAGAGFTGIEFVGELTERIPELCEEYDIDRKKVKIISVEAAPTALPGFDEELVEYAMNHLESKGVQFKINTPIKEVQDGVVLLADGTEIKSQTIVWTTGIRGSSIVDDAGFETMRGRVKVEKDLRAPGHDDVFIIGDCALIINEEINRPYPPTAQIAIQQAYTCAKNLKALVAGKTELEEFKPDIKGTVASLGGKEAIGLVGDKKIYGHSASTVKKLIDNRYLFMLGGMPLVLKKGKLNLF